The Ananas comosus cultivar F153 linkage group 2, ASM154086v1, whole genome shotgun sequence genome contains a region encoding:
- the LOC109727617 gene encoding uncharacterized protein LOC109727617 translates to MTIMTLAPPSMPLPSLTLPPPTPTPPLLSPPTPTLAVDDADADTDVIADAVDDDDADATATDSTPFDGDNDNDADVAAVDDDDAGTSDYGDAVDDDDVDAATADNDDNATPANSHGDRRNSSRRMGMRAAVGGNGA, encoded by the coding sequence ATGACGATAATGACGTTGGCACCGCCTTCGATGCCGTTGCCATCGCTGACGTTGCCGCCACCAACTCCGACACCGCCGCTGCTATCGCCTCCGACACCGACACTGGCCGTTGACGACGCCGACGCTGACACAGATGTCATCGCTGATGCTGTCGACGATGATGATGCCGATGCCACCGCTACCGACTCTACTCCCTTTGACGGCGATAATGACAATGATGCCGATGTCGCCGCCGTTGATGACGATGATGCCGGCACTAGTGACTATGGTGATGCTGTCGACGATGATGACGTCGATGCCGCCACTGCTGACAACGATGACAATGCGACTCCTGCTAATAGCCATGGCGACAGGAGGAATAGTAGTAGGAGGATGGGGATGCGAGCGGCTGTTGGTGGAAATGGGGCCTGA
- the LOC109727627 gene encoding two-component response regulator ORR21-like, translated as MDDDEVVAVFPNGFRILVVDNDLSFLETAKVMLSSCHYKVTTCNNPITALSILQEREGEFDALLSDIHMTLMSGFDLLKIVEGEMGIPVIFVSVNTKKDIMIKGILEGACYFLKKPLNINDIANLWRVVAWRKFSTENIGKEQIRDDGKGKALATESSPTTVNDQGGSNDFSKDNINKGKNIDNIDRNSKGNKKNKSKKHGDGSSSETRKRMIWTPDLEEKFENAVNQLGIETQSKLADEALPELVIQLLPYKYRIRVTREQRERMNIYMNPHNYPINHAFPIAQLPNQLITFPNPSPNPPMLSPQVAPQYVLSPYNYPMPNIIDGQPISSNINPNQFLENQLNIPNTSWNGMVPATNNLLPTRDQMNYYNFDAFPTTSVGETNTSNYNNQFEVANTATNNDDNFYYSNTMQYTEKENSMLASEFTAPMYSEPHPSLDISMTNYMIDDASTFEFLMGLNQSENTANPVQQQSGFGEVGSSSNIKGDELDKFLDDVLIRDDNDYIW; from the exons ATGGATGATGATGAAGTTGTAGCTGTATTTCCTAATGGTTTTCGTATTTTGGTTGTTGATAATGATCTGTCATTTCTCGAAACTGCTAAGGTGATGCTTTCATCATGCCACTACAAAG TGACTACATGCAATAATCCAATTACCGCATTATCAATTCTccaagaaagagaaggggaattTGATGCGCTGTTATCGGATATTCACATGACATTGATGAGTGGCTTCGATCTCCTTAAAATTGTTGAGGGAGAAATGGGCATCCCTGTGATAT TTGTGTCAGTGAATACAAAGAAGGATATCATGATAAAGGGGATCTTAGAAGGAGCATGCTACTTCCTTAAGAAGCCACTCAACATCAACGACATCGCTAATCTGTGGAGAGTTGTAGCTTGGAGAAAGTTCTCCACAGAAAATATTGGCAAAGAACAAATTAGGGATGATGGAAAGGGAAAGGCTCTCGCAACCGAAAGTTCTCCTACAACCGTGAATGATCAGGGAGGAAGCAATGATTTTTCAAAGGACAATATTAACAAAGGCAAAAACATAGATAATATAGATCGAAATTCCAAGGGAAATAAGAAGAACAAAAGTAAAAAGCATGGAGACGGCAGTTCTTCGGAGACAAGAAAGCGGATGATTTGGACTCCTGATCTTGAGGAAAAATTCGAGAATGCCGTCAATCAACTTGGAATAG AGACCCAGTCTAAGCTTGCCGATGAAGCATTGCCGGAACTGGTTATTCAGTTGCTTCCCTAC AAATATCGTATTCGAGTAACTAGGGAGCAAAGGGAGAGAATGAACATTTACATGAATCCTCACAACTATCCAATAAATCATGCATTTCCCATTGCTCAACTTCCAAATCAGCTAATCACCTTtccaaaccctagccctaaTCCTCCAATGCTTTCACCACAAGTTGCTCCTCAATATGTTTTGAGCCCATATAATTACCCTATGCCTAACATAATTGATGGGCAACCAATTTCCAGCAATATTAATCCTAACCAATTTTTAGAAAATCAACTAAATATTCCAAATACTTCATGGAATGGAATGGTTCCAGCAACAAATAACTTATTGCCTACTAGGGACCAAATGAATTACTataattttgatgcttttcCTACTACTTCAGTTGGAGAAACCAATACTTCGAATTATAACAATCAATTCGAAGTAGCAAATACCGCGACTAACAATGATGACAATTTTTATTACTCCAATACAATGCAATACACCGAAAAAGAAAACTCTATGTTGGCTTCTGAATTCACTGCACCTATGTATAGTGAACCCCATCCTTCTCTTGATATTTCTATGACAAACTACATGATTGATGATGCGTCCACCTTTGAATTTCTTATGGGACTCAATCAATCTGAGAATACCGCAAATCCTGTCCAGCAGCAAAGTGGCTTTGGTGAAGTTGGAAGCTCTTCAAACATAAAAGGAGATGAGCTCGATAAATTTCTAGACGATGTGCTTATTCGAGATGATAATGATTATATATGGTAA
- the LOC109723927 gene encoding uncharacterized protein LOC109723927 isoform X1 has protein sequence MSSAPVRCSARWISSPQLNNGASPPSFTSRVSPCGRARRRVSSLCSFVAPMCCSKNDHGEADAGHVGDAEVVSVDPTGSEQCGGKQSIRSFSSKELLQKLKRYGTAGVLSYGLLNTVYYLSTFLLVWFYFAPAPGRMGYAAAVDRFLKLMAMVWAGSQVTKILRAGGALALAPFVDRGLSWFTVKFKFESETKAFAAIVGLCFGLALLLFLGLTLLWA, from the exons ATGTCGTCGGCCCCGGTGCGGTGCTCCGCCCGCTGGATCTCGTCACCGCAG CTTAACAATGGCGCCTCTCCCCCGAGCTTCACCTCTAGGGTTTCGCCCTGCGGCAGAGCACGTCGGAGAGTTTCCTCTTTGTGCTCGTTTGTAGCCCCCATGTGCTGCTCCAAGAATGATCATGGTGAG GCGGATGCAGGTCATGTTGGGGATGCTGAAGTGGTGTCTGTGGATCCGACTG GTTCGGAGCAGTGTGGTGGCAAACAATCTATTCGATCATTTTCATCGAAAGA GTTGCTGCAGAAGTTAAAGAGATATGGTACTGCAGGGGTATTATCGTATGGGCTACTTAATACTGTATATTACCTCTCAACTTTTCTCTTGGTCTG GTTTTACTTTGCTCCAGCTCCTGGTAGGATGGGCTATGCTGCAGCTGTTGACAG ATTTCTCAAATTAATGGCGATGGTGTGGGCCGGCAGCCAAGTAACCAAAATCTTACGAGCAGGAGG GGCACTTGCGCTAGCTCCTTTTGTTGACAGAGGATTGTCATGGTTCACAGTCAAGTTCAAGTTTGAGTCTGAAACAAAG GCATTTGCTGCGATCGTAGGTCTATGTTTTGGACTGGCCCTTCTCTTGTTCCTGGGGTTGACATTGCTTTGGGCGTAG
- the LOC109723927 gene encoding uncharacterized protein LOC109723927 isoform X2, whose product MSSAPVRCSARWISSPQLNNGASPPSFTSRVSPCGRARRRVSSLCSFVAPMCCSKNDHGEADAGHVGDAEVVSVDPTGSEQCGGKQSIRSFSSKELLQKLKRYGTAGVLSYGLLNTVYYLSTFLLVWFYFAPAPGRMGYAAAVDRFLKLMAMVWAGSQVTKILRAGGHLLRS is encoded by the exons ATGTCGTCGGCCCCGGTGCGGTGCTCCGCCCGCTGGATCTCGTCACCGCAG CTTAACAATGGCGCCTCTCCCCCGAGCTTCACCTCTAGGGTTTCGCCCTGCGGCAGAGCACGTCGGAGAGTTTCCTCTTTGTGCTCGTTTGTAGCCCCCATGTGCTGCTCCAAGAATGATCATGGTGAG GCGGATGCAGGTCATGTTGGGGATGCTGAAGTGGTGTCTGTGGATCCGACTG GTTCGGAGCAGTGTGGTGGCAAACAATCTATTCGATCATTTTCATCGAAAGA GTTGCTGCAGAAGTTAAAGAGATATGGTACTGCAGGGGTATTATCGTATGGGCTACTTAATACTGTATATTACCTCTCAACTTTTCTCTTGGTCTG GTTTTACTTTGCTCCAGCTCCTGGTAGGATGGGCTATGCTGCAGCTGTTGACAG ATTTCTCAAATTAATGGCGATGGTGTGGGCCGGCAGCCAAGTAACCAAAATCTTACGAGCAGGAGG GCATTTGCTGCGATCGTAG
- the LOC109723927 gene encoding uncharacterized protein LOC109723927 isoform X3 yields the protein MCCSKNDHGEADAGHVGDAEVVSVDPTGSEQCGGKQSIRSFSSKELLQKLKRYGTAGVLSYGLLNTVYYLSTFLLVWFYFAPAPGRMGYAAAVDRFLKLMAMVWAGSQVTKILRAGGALALAPFVDRGLSWFTVKFKFESETKAFAAIVGLCFGLALLLFLGLTLLWA from the exons ATGTGCTGCTCCAAGAATGATCATGGTGAG GCGGATGCAGGTCATGTTGGGGATGCTGAAGTGGTGTCTGTGGATCCGACTG GTTCGGAGCAGTGTGGTGGCAAACAATCTATTCGATCATTTTCATCGAAAGA GTTGCTGCAGAAGTTAAAGAGATATGGTACTGCAGGGGTATTATCGTATGGGCTACTTAATACTGTATATTACCTCTCAACTTTTCTCTTGGTCTG GTTTTACTTTGCTCCAGCTCCTGGTAGGATGGGCTATGCTGCAGCTGTTGACAG ATTTCTCAAATTAATGGCGATGGTGTGGGCCGGCAGCCAAGTAACCAAAATCTTACGAGCAGGAGG GGCACTTGCGCTAGCTCCTTTTGTTGACAGAGGATTGTCATGGTTCACAGTCAAGTTCAAGTTTGAGTCTGAAACAAAG GCATTTGCTGCGATCGTAGGTCTATGTTTTGGACTGGCCCTTCTCTTGTTCCTGGGGTTGACATTGCTTTGGGCGTAG
- the LOC109723927 gene encoding uncharacterized protein LOC109723927 isoform X5: protein MIMADAGHVGDAEVVSVDPTGSEQCGGKQSIRSFSSKELLQKLKRYGTAGVLSYGLLNTVYYLSTFLLVWFYFAPAPGRMGYAAAVDRFLKLMAMVWAGSQVTKILRAGGALALAPFVDRGLSWFTVKFKFESETKAFAAIVGLCFGLALLLFLGLTLLWA from the exons ATGATCATG GCGGATGCAGGTCATGTTGGGGATGCTGAAGTGGTGTCTGTGGATCCGACTG GTTCGGAGCAGTGTGGTGGCAAACAATCTATTCGATCATTTTCATCGAAAGA GTTGCTGCAGAAGTTAAAGAGATATGGTACTGCAGGGGTATTATCGTATGGGCTACTTAATACTGTATATTACCTCTCAACTTTTCTCTTGGTCTG GTTTTACTTTGCTCCAGCTCCTGGTAGGATGGGCTATGCTGCAGCTGTTGACAG ATTTCTCAAATTAATGGCGATGGTGTGGGCCGGCAGCCAAGTAACCAAAATCTTACGAGCAGGAGG GGCACTTGCGCTAGCTCCTTTTGTTGACAGAGGATTGTCATGGTTCACAGTCAAGTTCAAGTTTGAGTCTGAAACAAAG GCATTTGCTGCGATCGTAGGTCTATGTTTTGGACTGGCCCTTCTCTTGTTCCTGGGGTTGACATTGCTTTGGGCGTAG
- the LOC109723927 gene encoding uncharacterized protein LOC109723927 isoform X4 codes for MIMVRRMQVMLGMLKWCLWIRLVRSSVVANNLFDHFHRKSTLFLLLLQKLKRYGTAGVLSYGLLNTVYYLSTFLLVWFYFAPAPGRMGYAAAVDRFLKLMAMVWAGSQVTKILRAGGALALAPFVDRGLSWFTVKFKFESETKAFAAIVGLCFGLALLLFLGLTLLWA; via the exons ATGATCATGGTGAG GCGGATGCAGGTCATGTTGGGGATGCTGAAGTGGTGTCTGTGGATCCGACTG GTTCGGAGCAGTGTGGTGGCAAACAATCTATTCGATCATTTTCATCGAAAGAGTACTCTTTTCTTGCT GTTGCTGCAGAAGTTAAAGAGATATGGTACTGCAGGGGTATTATCGTATGGGCTACTTAATACTGTATATTACCTCTCAACTTTTCTCTTGGTCTG GTTTTACTTTGCTCCAGCTCCTGGTAGGATGGGCTATGCTGCAGCTGTTGACAG ATTTCTCAAATTAATGGCGATGGTGTGGGCCGGCAGCCAAGTAACCAAAATCTTACGAGCAGGAGG GGCACTTGCGCTAGCTCCTTTTGTTGACAGAGGATTGTCATGGTTCACAGTCAAGTTCAAGTTTGAGTCTGAAACAAAG GCATTTGCTGCGATCGTAGGTCTATGTTTTGGACTGGCCCTTCTCTTGTTCCTGGGGTTGACATTGCTTTGGGCGTAG